One genomic window of Paraburkholderia acidiphila includes the following:
- a CDS encoding MFS transporter: MNWAARRIGGRFHYGWLVVAVVFLVLLAAAGTRATPSVMMVPLEHQFGWSRATISLAISVNIALYGLMGPFAAAAMQRFGVRPTLLAALGTMAAGVALSALMTHPWQMILIWGVMVGGATGVAALSLSATVVTRWFHSHRGLAMGILTASSATGQLVFLPLLAAIVEKHGWQSVVLVVAVAAAAVLPLVLFLLPERPASVNLRPFGEDESTPVAPPPPHQNPLKIAFDALFSASRTRDFWLLFFSFFICGASTNGYVGTHLIAMCGDYGMTEVQGASLLATMGIFDLFGTTLSGWLSDRFNSRVLLFWYYGLRGLSLIYLPHAFGIDFFGLPIFAVFYGLDWIATVPPTVRLATDVFGKERAPIVFGWVVAGHQLGAAFAAFGAGLLRSSLGTYTVASMISGGLCLVASFLVLRINRGPRAVGVQTA; encoded by the coding sequence ATGAACTGGGCAGCGAGGCGAATAGGCGGGCGTTTCCACTACGGTTGGCTCGTTGTGGCAGTGGTGTTTCTGGTGTTGCTGGCGGCGGCCGGCACGCGCGCGACGCCCAGCGTGATGATGGTGCCACTCGAGCATCAGTTCGGCTGGAGCCGGGCGACGATCTCGCTTGCCATCTCCGTGAACATCGCGCTCTATGGGCTGATGGGCCCGTTTGCGGCGGCGGCCATGCAGCGCTTCGGCGTGCGGCCCACGCTGCTCGCGGCGCTCGGCACGATGGCGGCGGGCGTGGCGCTTTCCGCGCTGATGACGCATCCGTGGCAGATGATCCTGATCTGGGGCGTGATGGTGGGCGGCGCCACCGGCGTAGCGGCGCTTTCGCTCTCGGCCACTGTTGTCACGCGCTGGTTCCACTCGCACCGCGGGCTTGCCATGGGCATCCTCACGGCGAGCTCGGCGACGGGCCAGCTCGTGTTCCTGCCGCTCCTCGCGGCGATCGTGGAGAAGCACGGCTGGCAGTCGGTGGTGCTCGTGGTCGCGGTGGCCGCCGCCGCGGTGCTGCCGCTCGTGTTGTTCCTGCTGCCCGAGCGGCCCGCGAGCGTGAATCTGCGTCCGTTCGGCGAGGATGAGAGCACGCCCGTAGCGCCGCCGCCGCCGCATCAAAATCCGCTGAAGATCGCGTTCGACGCACTGTTCTCGGCGAGCCGCACGCGGGACTTCTGGCTGCTCTTCTTCAGCTTCTTCATTTGCGGCGCGAGCACGAACGGCTATGTGGGCACGCACCTCATCGCCATGTGCGGCGACTACGGCATGACCGAAGTGCAGGGTGCCTCGCTGCTCGCCACGATGGGCATATTCGACCTGTTCGGCACGACGCTCTCGGGTTGGCTCTCGGACCGCTTCAACAGCCGCGTGCTGCTGTTCTGGTACTACGGGCTGCGCGGACTTTCGTTGATCTATCTGCCGCACGCGTTCGGCATCGACTTCTTCGGGCTGCCGATTTTCGCGGTGTTCTACGGCCTCGACTGGATCGCGACGGTGCCGCCTACCGTGCGCCTCGCCACTGACGTGTTCGGCAAGGAGCGCGCACCGATCGTGTTCGGCTGGGTCGTGGCGGGGCATCAACTCGGCGCGGCGTTCGCGGCGTTCGGCGCGGGCCTGTTGCGCTCGAGCCTCGGCACCTACACGGTGGCGTCGATGATTTCGGGGGGGCTGTGTCTCGTGGCGTCGTTCCTCGTGCTGCGCATCAACCGCGGGCCGCGCGCAGTGGGTGTGCAAACGGCCTGA
- a CDS encoding TetR/AcrR family transcriptional regulator, with the protein MKHEGHDKTSTASARTPRPRAQTAGARAHEHLLRAADELFYREGVRAVGIEAVVERAGVNKMSLYRQFSSKDDLVVAYLQRCDVRFFERFDDSLAKHPGEPVKQLMQYFEDLARRASAPGYRGCPFVNVATEFPDATHPARRSVDSNKTKLMARLTALAQEAGASDPVALAEELALVVEGVYAASQTYGPGCGAILAAPRMARLLIEAACARRQAPVKWHDERNR; encoded by the coding sequence ATGAAACACGAAGGCCACGACAAAACGTCTACCGCCTCTGCACGCACGCCCCGCCCCCGCGCGCAGACGGCCGGGGCGCGCGCCCACGAGCACCTGCTGCGCGCCGCCGACGAGCTGTTCTACCGCGAGGGCGTGCGCGCGGTCGGCATCGAGGCAGTAGTCGAGCGCGCCGGCGTCAACAAGATGAGCCTGTACCGGCAGTTTTCGTCGAAGGACGATCTCGTCGTCGCGTACCTGCAGCGCTGCGATGTGCGCTTTTTCGAGCGCTTCGACGATAGTCTCGCGAAGCATCCGGGCGAGCCGGTCAAGCAGTTGATGCAGTATTTCGAGGACCTCGCACGCCGCGCTTCGGCGCCGGGCTATCGCGGTTGCCCGTTCGTGAACGTGGCGACCGAATTTCCCGACGCTACGCATCCCGCGCGGCGCAGCGTCGACAGCAACAAGACGAAGCTCATGGCGCGGCTCACCGCGCTTGCGCAGGAAGCAGGCGCCAGCGATCCGGTCGCGCTTGCGGAGGAACTCGCGCTGGTCGTCGAAGGCGTCTATGCCGCGAGCCAGACTTACGGCCCCGGCTGCGGGGCGATTCTCGCGGCACCGCGGATGGCCAGGCTGTTGATCGAGGCGGCGTGTGCGCGGCGCCAGGCGCCCGTAAAATGGCACGATGAACGAAACCGCTGA
- a CDS encoding DUF1415 domain-containing protein yields MNETADLPPDHAAILDATRHWLTRAVIGLNLCPFAKSVHVKNQIRYVISEATDLEGVLTDLERELQTLAQTDATEIDTTLLILPRALADFADFNDASWFAERLVQQLRLEGTLQVASFHPQFQFEGTEPDDIENYTNRAPYPILHLLREASIERAVEAFPDAADIYERNQETLRKLGFDGWQDWMNKRD; encoded by the coding sequence ATGAACGAAACCGCTGATCTGCCCCCCGACCACGCCGCCATTCTCGACGCGACCCGCCACTGGCTCACGCGCGCCGTGATCGGCCTGAACCTCTGCCCGTTCGCGAAGAGCGTGCACGTGAAAAACCAGATTCGCTACGTGATCAGCGAGGCGACCGATCTCGAAGGTGTCCTCACCGATCTCGAGCGCGAACTGCAGACGCTCGCTCAAACCGACGCCACGGAAATCGACACGACGCTCCTGATCCTGCCCCGCGCACTTGCCGACTTCGCCGATTTCAACGATGCGAGCTGGTTTGCCGAGCGCCTCGTGCAGCAGTTGCGGCTGGAAGGCACGTTGCAGGTGGCGAGCTTTCACCCGCAATTCCAGTTCGAGGGCACCGAGCCCGACGACATCGAAAACTACACAAACCGCGCGCCCTATCCAATCCTGCATTTGCTGCGGGAGGCAAGCATCGAGCGCGCGGTCGAGGCATTCCCCGACGCCGCCGACATCTACGAACGCAACCAGGAAACGCTGCGCAAGCTCGGCTTCGATGGTTGGCAAGACTGGATGAACAAGCGCGACTAA
- a CDS encoding class I SAM-dependent methyltransferase: MSSKTYEVRPNQSVELLKELHILTRDGKMNQDSRRKLKQVYHLFQFIEPLLKDLKQDGRDVTLVDHGAGKSYLGFILYDLFFKDQRDRSHIYGIETRDELVQHSLELAKRLGFGGMSFLNLSVADSITSSQLPATVDIVTALHACDTATDDALRFALKKHARYIVVVPCCQAEVAGVLRRNKGKSLGQALTEIWRHPLHTREFGSQITNVLRCLQLEAHGYQVSVTELVGWEHSMKNELIIAQYKDLPRRRPAQRLNEILDTFGLADLRERFFADEGEAASEPATEA; this comes from the coding sequence ATGTCCAGCAAGACTTACGAAGTCCGTCCGAACCAGTCTGTCGAACTCCTCAAGGAGCTCCACATCCTGACGCGCGACGGGAAAATGAACCAGGACAGCCGCCGCAAGCTGAAGCAGGTCTATCACCTGTTCCAGTTCATCGAACCGCTGCTCAAGGATCTCAAGCAGGATGGCCGCGACGTGACCCTCGTCGATCACGGTGCGGGCAAGTCCTATCTGGGCTTTATTCTCTACGACCTGTTCTTCAAGGATCAGCGCGACAGGTCACACATTTATGGAATCGAAACGCGCGACGAGCTCGTGCAGCACTCGCTGGAGTTGGCGAAACGCCTGGGCTTTGGCGGGATGTCGTTCCTGAACCTTTCGGTTGCCGATTCGATCACGTCGTCGCAACTGCCTGCGACCGTCGATATCGTCACTGCATTGCACGCCTGCGACACCGCCACCGACGACGCCCTGCGCTTCGCACTGAAGAAGCACGCGCGCTACATCGTGGTGGTGCCGTGCTGCCAGGCCGAGGTGGCGGGCGTGCTGCGCCGCAATAAGGGCAAGTCGCTCGGGCAGGCGCTCACGGAGATCTGGCGCCATCCGCTGCATACACGCGAATTCGGGAGCCAGATCACCAACGTGCTGCGCTGCCTGCAACTCGAGGCGCACGGCTATCAGGTGAGCGTGACGGAGCTGGTGGGCTGGGAGCACTCGATGAAGAACGAACTCATCATCGCCCAGTACAAGGATTTGCCGCGGCGCCGACCCGCGCAGCGGCTCAACGAGATTCTCGATACCTTCGGGCTGGCGGACCTGCGCGAGCGCTTTTTCGCCGACGAGGGCGAGGCGGCCTCAGAGCCGGCAACCGAAGCTTGA
- a CDS encoding type II toxin-antitoxin system HicA family toxin, which produces MNTIPDGNAEQKFQELLTKLVTVPDWTEKQQLELEMARDISVEMLRVAESMRDGPSDLETCLILLKYAKVLDFVMSALASRRDIKPQTLRVIFKLAGLKVDEAYPG; this is translated from the coding sequence ATGAATACGATACCTGACGGAAACGCAGAGCAAAAATTCCAGGAACTGCTTACGAAACTCGTCACGGTTCCCGACTGGACGGAAAAGCAGCAACTGGAGCTGGAAATGGCGCGCGACATCTCGGTGGAGATGCTGCGCGTTGCGGAAAGCATGCGCGACGGCCCCTCGGATCTCGAGACCTGCCTGATCCTGCTGAAGTACGCGAAGGTGCTTGATTTCGTGATGTCGGCGCTGGCGTCGCGCCGCGATATCAAGCCGCAAACGCTGCGCGTGATTTTCAAGCTGGCAGGACTCAAGGTCGACGAGGCTTATCCAGGGTGA
- a CDS encoding methyltransferase, whose product MTEHPTLTWPDTEGPRTVRWRSEAGVPAPKRVVIADDRTTADAAYRLACEGTALLWRGDFQNARQLLLAMARRAERKPRKAAPPKAPASPLEAFHLHRQAQAQRARMLAMVLIPLEGDYGIDLRRAPDVRLACEEAWGAPDGEASAVSLREILGLVGAHEWRKKGVEIAALNGARIHPYYGVFSPVRGEYVDLVARTALPSLEKAFDIGTGTGVLAAVLASRGVKHVVATDQDARALACAHENLDRLGYAAQVEVVEADLFPPGRAPLVVCNPPWVPARPASPIEYAVFDPESRMLRGFLGGLKDHLEPGGEGWLILSDFAEHLGLRTRESLVEMIVQAGLEVVGREDIRPRHPKASDPGDPLYRARVAELTSLWRLKVRAQ is encoded by the coding sequence ATGACCGAACATCCCACACTCACCTGGCCCGACACCGAAGGCCCGCGCACGGTGCGCTGGCGCTCCGAGGCTGGCGTGCCGGCGCCCAAGCGCGTGGTCATCGCCGACGACCGCACGACTGCGGACGCCGCGTACCGCCTCGCCTGCGAAGGCACTGCGCTGCTGTGGCGTGGCGACTTTCAGAACGCGCGTCAGCTGCTGCTGGCCATGGCGCGCCGCGCGGAGCGCAAGCCCCGCAAGGCTGCGCCGCCCAAGGCGCCCGCTTCGCCGCTCGAAGCGTTTCATCTGCACCGCCAGGCGCAGGCGCAGCGTGCCCGTATGCTCGCCATGGTGCTGATTCCGCTCGAAGGCGATTACGGCATCGACCTGCGCCGCGCGCCCGACGTGCGGCTGGCGTGCGAAGAGGCGTGGGGCGCGCCCGACGGCGAAGCTTCTGCGGTGTCGTTGCGTGAAATCCTCGGTCTGGTTGGCGCGCACGAATGGCGCAAGAAGGGCGTCGAGATTGCGGCGCTGAACGGCGCGCGTATTCACCCGTACTACGGCGTGTTTTCACCCGTGCGCGGCGAATATGTCGATCTCGTCGCGCGCACGGCGCTGCCGTCGCTCGAAAAGGCCTTCGATATTGGCACGGGCACGGGCGTGCTCGCCGCCGTGCTCGCCTCGCGCGGTGTGAAGCACGTGGTCGCCACCGATCAGGATGCCCGCGCGCTGGCCTGCGCGCACGAGAATCTGGACCGCCTGGGCTACGCCGCGCAGGTCGAGGTCGTCGAGGCGGATCTGTTTCCGCCGGGGCGCGCGCCGCTCGTCGTCTGCAATCCACCGTGGGTGCCGGCGCGTCCCGCGTCGCCCATCGAATACGCCGTGTTCGATCCTGAGAGCCGCATGCTGCGTGGCTTTCTCGGTGGTCTCAAGGACCATCTCGAACCGGGCGGCGAGGGGTGGTTGATCCTCTCCGACTTCGCGGAGCATCTCGGGCTGCGCACGCGCGAATCGCTCGTCGAAATGATCGTGCAGGCCGGACTCGAAGTGGTGGGCCGAGAGGATATTCGCCCGCGGCACCCGAAAGCCTCGGATCCGGGCGATCCGCTCTATCGTGCGCGCGTGGCCGAGCTGACTTCTCTGTGGCGCCTCAAGGTGCGCGCGCAGTGA
- a CDS encoding type IIG restriction enzyme/methyltransferase — protein sequence MPETIPPTRRARRSRTRRASAGGGLDERFYAELLHILGLRESVSGTGRTVARLAPDTRSRGALIELALSRLAACELESTSERPEADRFELALRLCIAWISRLVFLKVLETRLLTLHDGRSPYAFLNARHIRSFSDLDALCDAVLGSDETAPPVRFAHLPRFDGSLFEPQDLDPGLLDIGALDESTTLPLFAATVLTDASGERHVLAYLLDFLAAFDFSAGLVTQAPAAANRGCLDAWALGLVFEKLNGYRDGAWYTPGSVAMQLARPAVTHAVLNRLNRAKGWQCTNIDQLSESIEDRDEARAILDSLRICDPAVGSGHLLVSALNELLALKVRLGLLNACEREALSACRIDVMADRLCVTRANGTPFVRGRDGEAIRKIETVLFRAKRDIVEHSLFGVDINAGSVGMARLRLWIELLEHADFTVTLPNLETNLKQGNATLSRFDFDTPIRENAELIANYRASEARLRTANTRAARHAEATRFVHLRDALHDTLAKDPAEPPEEAAAFEWRIEFAGLLTDEGDFERFDAVIANPPYIDSERMINQGQRALREQLAQRWPSAKGNWDLYIVFMELGLALLKPGGAMAYLTPDKWLSKPFGNALRARHLDKIERVVGLGRGVFEQARVDSIITVFRESGTPAIATARIEGDTLCELALTDKRTLESPWPLDALLSPHAAFVQRIGRAHARLGALLLCENACATSDAYRLAPLVEEAEGHCLAERHYRVVNTGTLGRYVARWGSKSMTYLGRRYDAPVVERERFASTFANGYGAKAPAKKVIVKGLTRLDAALDLAGDTIPGKTTLILRSDDEPLLKFAAALLNCPLSVFLIRAKYGSSSYNGGVAFTRAMIDALPVPGGASLRGEIAECVTRLLRAHESGCGAQEARDIEREIDRRLYAAYGLSAREIDLVEGRAGPIAREAS from the coding sequence ATGCCAGAAACCATCCCGCCGACACGCCGCGCGCGCAGATCGCGCACGCGCCGCGCCAGCGCCGGGGGTGGGCTCGACGAACGGTTTTACGCCGAACTGCTGCATATCCTGGGGCTGCGGGAGAGCGTTTCCGGCACAGGGCGTACGGTTGCGCGACTCGCGCCGGACACGCGATCGCGCGGCGCATTAATCGAACTCGCGCTCTCGCGTCTCGCCGCCTGCGAGCTCGAGAGCACGAGCGAGCGGCCCGAGGCCGATCGCTTCGAACTCGCACTTCGGCTTTGCATCGCTTGGATCAGCCGCCTCGTTTTTCTCAAGGTGCTCGAAACGCGTCTGCTGACGCTCCACGACGGCCGTTCGCCCTACGCGTTTCTGAACGCACGGCATATCCGCTCGTTCAGCGATCTCGACGCACTGTGCGACGCCGTTCTAGGCTCGGATGAGACCGCGCCCCCAGTTCGCTTCGCCCACCTCCCCCGCTTCGACGGTTCGCTTTTCGAGCCGCAAGACCTGGACCCAGGCCTGCTCGACATAGGCGCACTCGACGAGAGCACGACGCTGCCGCTTTTCGCCGCGACCGTGCTCACCGATGCCAGCGGCGAACGACATGTGCTGGCGTATCTGCTCGATTTTCTCGCCGCCTTCGACTTCTCCGCCGGCTTGGTCACGCAAGCGCCAGCCGCGGCGAACCGCGGTTGCCTCGACGCCTGGGCGCTCGGGCTCGTCTTCGAAAAGCTCAACGGCTACCGCGATGGCGCCTGGTACACGCCAGGCAGCGTCGCGATGCAACTCGCCCGTCCCGCCGTCACGCATGCGGTGCTGAATCGCCTGAATCGCGCCAAGGGTTGGCAGTGCACGAACATCGATCAGCTATCCGAATCGATCGAAGACCGCGACGAAGCTCGGGCGATTCTGGACTCGCTGCGCATCTGCGATCCGGCTGTGGGCTCGGGGCATCTGCTCGTTTCAGCGCTCAACGAGTTGCTCGCGCTGAAAGTGCGCCTCGGCTTGCTGAACGCGTGCGAGCGCGAAGCACTCAGCGCTTGCCGCATCGACGTCATGGCGGACCGGCTTTGCGTCACGCGCGCGAACGGCACACCGTTCGTACGCGGGCGCGATGGCGAGGCCATTCGCAAGATCGAGACAGTGCTCTTTCGCGCCAAGCGAGACATCGTCGAGCACTCGCTTTTCGGTGTCGATATCAACGCCGGGTCGGTCGGCATGGCGCGCTTGCGGCTGTGGATCGAACTGCTCGAACATGCGGATTTCACCGTTACGCTGCCGAACCTCGAGACCAACCTCAAACAAGGCAACGCGACGCTCAGCCGTTTTGACTTCGACACACCCATTCGCGAGAACGCGGAGCTAATCGCGAACTATCGCGCGAGCGAGGCAAGATTGCGGACGGCAAACACACGCGCCGCAAGACATGCCGAAGCCACTCGATTCGTACACCTGCGCGACGCGTTACACGACACGCTCGCGAAAGACCCGGCCGAGCCGCCCGAAGAAGCCGCGGCGTTCGAATGGCGTATCGAGTTCGCCGGCCTCCTCACCGACGAGGGCGACTTCGAGCGCTTCGACGCCGTCATTGCGAATCCGCCCTACATCGACTCCGAGCGCATGATCAATCAGGGCCAGCGCGCGCTGCGCGAGCAGCTGGCGCAGCGCTGGCCGAGCGCGAAGGGCAACTGGGACCTGTACATCGTGTTTATGGAGCTCGGCCTCGCGCTCCTCAAGCCCGGCGGCGCGATGGCGTATCTCACGCCCGACAAGTGGCTCTCGAAGCCCTTCGGCAATGCGTTGCGTGCGCGGCATCTGGACAAGATCGAACGCGTCGTCGGGCTCGGGCGCGGCGTGTTCGAACAGGCGCGCGTGGACTCGATCATCACGGTCTTTCGCGAGTCGGGCACGCCCGCCATCGCGACCGCGCGCATCGAGGGCGACACGCTTTGCGAACTCGCGCTAACCGACAAACGTACGCTCGAGTCGCCCTGGCCGCTCGACGCGTTGCTCTCGCCGCACGCGGCGTTCGTGCAGCGGATCGGCCGCGCGCACGCCAGGCTCGGCGCCCTGCTGCTCTGCGAAAACGCGTGCGCGACGTCGGACGCCTACCGGCTCGCGCCTCTTGTCGAAGAGGCCGAAGGACATTGCCTCGCTGAGCGTCACTACCGCGTGGTGAACACCGGTACGCTCGGGCGCTACGTCGCGCGCTGGGGCAGCAAGTCGATGACCTATCTCGGGCGACGCTACGACGCACCCGTGGTCGAACGCGAACGCTTCGCTTCGACCTTCGCGAACGGCTACGGCGCGAAAGCCCCTGCGAAAAAGGTGATCGTGAAAGGCCTCACCCGGCTCGACGCGGCACTCGATCTCGCTGGCGACACCATCCCAGGCAAGACCACGCTGATCCTGCGCTCGGACGACGAACCCCTGCTGAAGTTCGCGGCGGCGCTGCTCAACTGCCCGCTCTCGGTTTTCCTGATCCGTGCGAAGTACGGTTCGTCGAGCTACAACGGCGGCGTGGCGTTCACGAGAGCGATGATCGATGCGTTGCCCGTGCCAGGCGGCGCTTCGCTGCGCGGCGAGATCGCCGAGTGCGTTACCCGGTTGCTGCGCGCGCACGAGTCTGGATGCGGCGCGCAGGAAGCACGAGACATCGAGCGCGAGATAGATCGACGCCTCTACGCGGCATATGGATTGTCGGCGCGCGAGATCGACCTCGTGGAAGGCCGCGCTGGCCCGATCGCGCGCGAAGCAAGCTGA
- a CDS encoding cation diffusion facilitator family transporter, with the protein MERLRFFSTSDESSVLTLSIATTLVIAFIGILFGLISGSFSIVFDGVYSLIDASMSALALAVVRLITSYAVNVDLPRKWRERFTMGFWHLEPMVLGLNSTLLVGVAVYALINGVTNLLSGGHELHFGPALVYAVLTVSACVAMAVFESRANRRIHSDFLRLDIKSWIMSAGITAALLIAFSVGYAIQGTAWEPLTPYVDPAALVLVCAVIIPIPLAEIRQALLDVLLVAPADLKQHVDVVAKRFVERYAFEYYRAYVAKVGRSREIELYFVVPSDMPPKRIAEWDAIRDEIGRAIGGDESHRWLTIMFTSDPEWAE; encoded by the coding sequence ATGGAACGGCTACGATTCTTCAGTACTTCCGACGAGAGCAGCGTGCTGACGCTATCGATCGCGACGACGTTGGTGATCGCCTTCATCGGCATCCTGTTCGGCCTGATCTCCGGCTCGTTTTCCATTGTGTTCGACGGCGTGTATTCGCTCATCGACGCAAGCATGAGCGCGCTTGCGCTCGCCGTCGTGCGGCTCATCACCTCCTACGCGGTCAATGTCGACCTGCCGCGCAAATGGCGCGAGCGCTTCACCATGGGCTTCTGGCACCTCGAACCCATGGTGCTCGGCCTGAACAGCACGCTGCTCGTGGGCGTGGCCGTCTATGCATTGATCAACGGCGTCACGAACCTGCTCTCCGGCGGCCACGAACTGCACTTCGGCCCGGCTCTCGTCTACGCCGTGCTCACCGTGAGCGCTTGCGTGGCGATGGCGGTGTTCGAATCGCGCGCGAACCGCCGAATCCACTCGGACTTCCTGCGCCTCGACATCAAGTCGTGGATCATGTCCGCGGGCATCACGGCGGCGCTGCTGATCGCTTTCAGCGTCGGCTATGCGATTCAGGGAACGGCGTGGGAGCCCCTCACGCCCTACGTCGACCCGGCGGCGCTCGTGCTGGTGTGCGCCGTGATCATTCCGATTCCGCTCGCGGAAATTCGCCAGGCCCTGCTGGACGTGCTGCTCGTCGCGCCCGCGGATCTCAAGCAGCATGTCGATGTCGTCGCGAAGCGCTTCGTCGAGCGTTACGCCTTCGAGTATTACCGCGCCTATGTCGCGAAAGTGGGCCGTTCACGCGAAATCGAGTTGTATTTCGTCGTGCCGTCCGACATGCCGCCGAAGCGCATCGCCGAATGGGATGCGATCCGCGACGAAATTGGCCGGGCCATCGGCGGGGACGAGTCGCACCGCTGGCTCACGATCATGTTCACGAGCGACCCGGAATGGGCGGAGTGA
- a CDS encoding ClpXP protease specificity-enhancing factor → MQEISTKPYLLRALYEWCTDNGFTPHIAVRVDNRTRVPRQFVRDGEIVLNISFEATSQLQMGNEMIEFHARFSGKSHKIEVPVPNVLAIYARENGQGMAFPVESPAGDADDVLSSEDHEEAEAHEVRDEPAEESAAPLAPVASRAADKDDEGGNKGGKGHLKIVK, encoded by the coding sequence ATGCAAGAGATTTCCACCAAGCCGTATCTGCTGCGCGCGCTGTACGAGTGGTGCACCGATAACGGCTTCACGCCGCATATCGCGGTGCGGGTCGACAACCGCACGCGCGTGCCGCGCCAGTTCGTGCGTGACGGCGAGATCGTGCTGAACATCAGCTTCGAGGCGACGAGCCAGCTGCAGATGGGCAACGAGATGATCGAGTTCCACGCGCGCTTCTCGGGCAAGTCGCACAAGATCGAGGTGCCGGTGCCGAACGTGCTCGCGATCTACGCGCGCGAGAACGGCCAGGGCATGGCGTTCCCGGTCGAGTCGCCGGCGGGCGACGCCGACGACGTGCTGTCCTCCGAGGACCACGAGGAAGCCGAAGCACACGAAGTGCGTGACGAGCCTGCCGAGGAATCCGCTGCACCGCTTGCGCCCGTCGCGTCGCGCGCTGCCGACAAAGATGACGAAGGCGGCAACAAGGGCGGCAAGGGCCACCTCAAGATCGTGAAATGA
- a CDS encoding glutathione S-transferase N-terminal domain-containing protein, translated as MMVLYSGTTCPFSQRCRLVLFEKGMDFEIRDVDLFNKPEDIAVMNPYGQVPILVERDLILYESNIINEYIDERFPHPQLMPADPVQRARARLFLLNFEKELFVHVSTLENEKGKAAEKNHEKARLAIRDRLTQLAPIFLKNKYMLGEEFSMLDVAIAPLLWRLDHYGIELSKNAAPLMKYAERIFSRPAYIEALTPSEKVMRR; from the coding sequence ATGATGGTTCTGTACTCCGGCACTACCTGCCCGTTCTCCCAGCGTTGCCGGCTGGTGTTGTTCGAAAAGGGCATGGACTTCGAAATCCGCGACGTCGACCTGTTCAACAAACCGGAAGACATCGCCGTGATGAATCCGTACGGTCAGGTGCCGATTCTGGTCGAGCGCGACCTGATCCTGTACGAGTCGAACATCATCAACGAGTACATCGACGAGCGCTTCCCGCATCCGCAGCTGATGCCGGCCGACCCGGTCCAGCGCGCCCGCGCGCGTCTGTTCCTGCTCAATTTCGAGAAGGAACTGTTCGTGCACGTGAGCACGCTCGAAAACGAGAAGGGCAAGGCGGCAGAGAAGAACCACGAGAAGGCGCGTCTCGCGATCCGCGACCGCCTCACGCAGCTCGCGCCGATCTTCCTGAAGAACAAGTACATGCTGGGTGAAGAGTTCTCGATGCTCGACGTCGCGATCGCGCCGCTCTTGTGGCGCCTCGACCACTACGGCATCGAACTGTCGAAGAATGCCGCGCCGCTCATGAAGTACGCTGAGCGCATTTTCAGCCGTCCGGCGTACATCGAAGCGCTCACGCCGTCTGAAAAGGTCATGCGTCGTTAA
- a CDS encoding cytochrome c1, whose amino-acid sequence MRAGLAALALSCVFGVGSVAAQENFPLDRAPDNGENLASLQHGAKLFVNYCLNCHSANLMRYSRLQDLGIPQKQIEDNLLFTTDKVGNTMSIAMRPDDAKAWFGVAPPDLSVEARAKGRDWLYTYLRSFYRDDTRPTGWNNLVFENVSMPHVLWQLQGIRTAKFEDTTDEETGEKVRRFAGFQQVTPGTLSPVDYDADVADLVAYLGWMAEPEQKTRRQLGVWVLLFLGVLSFFAWRLNAAYWKDIK is encoded by the coding sequence ATCCGCGCCGGCTTGGCCGCGCTGGCGCTCTCATGTGTATTCGGGGTCGGATCTGTGGCGGCACAGGAAAACTTTCCGCTCGACCGCGCTCCCGATAACGGCGAAAATCTTGCTTCGCTGCAGCACGGCGCCAAATTGTTTGTAAACTATTGCCTGAATTGCCATAGTGCGAACTTGATGCGCTACAGCCGGTTGCAGGATCTCGGCATTCCGCAGAAGCAAATCGAAGATAATCTGTTGTTTACGACCGACAAGGTCGGCAACACGATGTCCATCGCGATGCGCCCGGACGACGCGAAGGCGTGGTTCGGCGTGGCGCCGCCGGACCTCTCCGTGGAAGCGCGGGCGAAAGGGCGCGACTGGCTGTACACGTACCTGCGCAGCTTCTACCGCGACGATACGCGGCCGACTGGCTGGAACAACCTGGTGTTCGAAAACGTGAGCATGCCGCACGTGCTGTGGCAGTTGCAGGGCATACGCACGGCGAAGTTCGAGGACACGACAGACGAGGAAACCGGGGAAAAAGTCCGTCGCTTTGCCGGGTTCCAGCAGGTCACGCCCGGAACGCTCTCGCCTGTGGATTATGATGCCGACGTGGCCGACCTGGTGGCGTACCTCGGCTGGATGGCCGAACCCGAGCAGAAAACCCGCAGGCAGCTTGGCGTGTGGGTGCTCCTGTTCCTCGGCGTCTTGAGCTTTTTCGCGTGGCGATTGAACGCCGCGTACTGGAAAGATATCAAATAG